One genomic window of Arvicola amphibius chromosome 4, mArvAmp1.2, whole genome shotgun sequence includes the following:
- the LOC119811497 gene encoding olfactory receptor 1361-like translates to MDGDNHTTVTEFLLLGLSEESEQEDIVFGLFLGMYMVTISGNLLIILAISCDPHLHKPMYFFLANLSSVDICFSSVTIPKALVNHMVGSKSISYMECMAQIYFFLAFGTTDNFLLSVMAYDRYVAICHPLHYTLMMRPRLCVLLVAISWVITHLHALLHILLMVRLTFCSHNAVPHFFCDPYLVMKLSCSYTFINDVTAFAEGGMIFMTPFVCIAVSYAYICSKVLKMPSAQGIRKAMSTCGSHLTVVCLFYGAILGVYMHPSSSYSLQDAVASVIFTVVTPMVNPFIYSLRNRDIKGALRKIILRC, encoded by the coding sequence ATGGATGGTGACAATCACACAACAGTCACAGAATTCCTCCTCTTGGGACTCTCTGAAGAGTCAGAACAAGAAGACATTGTCTTTGGGCTGTTCTTGGGGATGTACATGGTCACCATCTCTGGGAACCTTCTCATCATCCTGGCCATCAGCTGTGACCCTCATCTCCACAAACCCATGTACTTCTTCTTGGCCAACCTCTCCAGTGTTGACATCTGCTTTTCCTCAGTCACCATCCCCAAGGCACTGGTGAaccacatggtgggaagcaagtcCATCTCTTACATGGAGTGCATGGCCCAGATCTATTTTTTCTTAGCATTTGGCACCACAGACAACTTCCTCCTGAGtgtgatggcctatgaccgctatgtggccatttgTCACCCACTCCACTACACCCTGATGATGAGGCCCAGACTCTGTGTCCTCCTGGTGGCCATATCATGGGTCATCACACACCTGCATGCTCTCTTGCACATTCTCCTCATGGTTCGACTCACCTTCTGTTCCCACAATGCAGTGCCCCACTTCTTCTGTGATCCCTACCTTGTCATGAAACTCTCTTGTTCTTATACCTTTATCAATGATGTCACAGCCTTTGCCGAGGGTGGAATGATATTTATGACACCTTTTGTATGCATTGCTGTTTCCTATGCCTACATCTGCTCTAAGGTCTTGAAGATGCCCTCTGCTCAGGGGATAAGAAAAGCCATGTCCACTTGTGGTTCCCACCTCACTGTGGTTTGCCTTTTCTATGGGGCGATCCTAGGAGTTTATATgcacccttcttcctcctactcACTACAGGATGCAGTGGCCTCTGTCATCTTCACAGTGGTGACTCCTATGGTCAACCCcttcatctacagcctgaggaatcGTGACATCAAAGGAGCCCTAAGGAAGATAATTCTCAGGTGTTAG